A window of Chitinophaga sp. MM2321 contains these coding sequences:
- a CDS encoding NADH-quinone oxidoreductase subunit C, with amino-acid sequence MSLTNERIQQRLTEKFGDVLTGFEEPFGMLTLTAQKDYNLKVMQFLFDDEELRFRFLTDITAVHYPERKDEELAVVYHLHNLQDNVRLRLKVYAPVAAPQVFTATMLYASANWMERETYDFYGIDFVGHPNLIRILNVDEMDYFPMRKEFPLEDAMRIDKDDEMFGRGGNI; translated from the coding sequence ATGTCTTTAACAAACGAACGCATACAGCAACGCCTGACAGAGAAGTTTGGAGATGTGCTGACCGGTTTTGAAGAGCCGTTTGGGATGCTTACCCTGACTGCACAGAAAGATTATAACCTGAAAGTAATGCAATTCCTGTTTGACGACGAGGAGTTGCGTTTTCGTTTTCTGACAGATATCACTGCTGTGCATTATCCGGAAAGAAAAGACGAAGAACTGGCGGTAGTTTATCACCTGCACAACCTGCAGGATAATGTTAGGCTGCGCCTGAAAGTATACGCACCCGTTGCAGCACCACAGGTATTTACAGCCACTATGCTGTATGCATCTGCCAACTGGATGGAACGTGAAACATATGACTTTTACGGGATTGACTTTGTAGGTCATCCTAACCTGATTCGTATCCTGAACGTGGACGAAATGGATTATTTCCCCATGAGAAAGGAATTCCCGCTGGAAGACGCTATGCGTATAGACAAAGACGACGAGATGTTTGGTCGGGGCGGAAACATTTAA
- a CDS encoding NADH-quinone oxidoreductase subunit D — MLEQKQHIKLPEGSIEKTTTTLNLGPTHPATHGVFQNILEIDGERIVSAVSTVGYIHRAFEKIAERRPYYQVTPLTDRLNYCSAPINNIGWILTVEKLLGIEMPKRVDYLRVIIMELARIADHLICSSVMGVDTGALTGFVYLMTYRELIYEIYEEVCGSRLTTNICRIGGFERNFTPAAFQKIERFLAEYPAVLREFETLLTRNRIFMERTQGVGGISAERALSYGFTGPNLRAAGVDYDVRIASPYCSYEDFDFAVPVGTTGDSYDRYQVRNAEMWESLSIIRQAMDKLKDLPDDVYHADVPAYYLPDKEDVYTKMEALIYHFKIVMGEIEILPGEIYNAVEGANGELGFYLISDGGRSPYRLHFRRPCFIYYQAYAELSQGSMLSDAIVCMSSLNLIAGELDA; from the coding sequence ATGTTAGAGCAGAAACAACATATAAAGCTGCCGGAAGGCTCCATAGAAAAGACTACGACCACACTGAACCTGGGTCCTACCCACCCGGCTACACACGGCGTATTTCAGAATATACTGGAAATAGATGGTGAAAGGATTGTCAGTGCTGTATCTACCGTAGGGTATATTCACCGTGCATTTGAAAAGATCGCGGAACGCCGTCCTTATTACCAGGTTACACCACTTACAGACCGCCTTAATTACTGTTCGGCCCCTATCAATAATATCGGCTGGATACTCACCGTAGAGAAGCTGCTGGGCATTGAAATGCCTAAGCGGGTGGATTATCTGCGCGTGATCATCATGGAACTGGCGCGTATTGCAGATCACCTGATCTGTAGTTCGGTAATGGGGGTGGATACCGGTGCGTTAACAGGTTTCGTATACCTGATGACCTACCGTGAACTCATCTACGAAATTTACGAGGAAGTATGCGGCTCCCGTCTTACGACGAACATATGCCGTATCGGCGGTTTTGAAAGGAATTTCACACCGGCTGCCTTCCAGAAAATAGAACGTTTCCTGGCAGAATATCCTGCTGTACTGAGAGAATTTGAAACCCTCCTTACCCGCAACCGTATCTTTATGGAACGTACGCAGGGTGTAGGTGGTATCAGTGCGGAAAGGGCGCTCAGTTACGGCTTTACAGGTCCTAACCTGCGTGCTGCCGGCGTTGATTACGATGTACGTATAGCGAGTCCGTACTGCTCTTACGAGGACTTTGATTTCGCTGTTCCGGTAGGTACTACCGGCGATAGCTACGACCGTTACCAGGTGCGCAACGCAGAAATGTGGGAAAGTCTCAGCATTATCCGTCAGGCGATGGATAAGTTGAAAGACCTGCCCGATGATGTGTATCATGCAGATGTACCTGCCTATTATCTTCCGGATAAAGAGGATGTATATACGAAAATGGAAGCACTGATCTATCACTTTAAAATTGTGATGGGTGAGATAGAAATATTACCGGGAGAAATATACAATGCGGTGGAAGGCGCCAACGGTGAATTGGGTTTTTACCTGATCAGCGATGGTGGTAGGAGCCCTTACAGGCTGCACTTCCGTCGTCCCTGTTTTATCTACTATCAGGCCTATGCCGAGCTGTCACAGGGATCTATGTTGAGTGATGCTATTGTGTGCATGAGTAGTCTGAACCTGATTGCAGGTGAGCTGGATGCGTAA
- a CDS encoding NAD(P)H-dependent oxidoreductase subunit E, with product MAVVQFSEEKLNKVKEIIARYPEGRQKSALIPVLHLAQEAFDGWLSAETMDYVASLLQLQPIEVYEVATFYSMFNLKPVGKYLFEVCQTGPCMVNGSDQIIDYIKSKLGIGVGETTPDGLFTLKTVECLGACGYAPMMQLGKHFREHLTPAKVDEIIAECKAKAN from the coding sequence ATGGCTGTGGTTCAATTTTCTGAAGAGAAACTGAATAAAGTAAAAGAGATCATTGCACGCTATCCGGAAGGAAGGCAGAAAAGTGCTTTGATACCGGTGTTGCATCTGGCGCAGGAAGCATTTGATGGATGGTTGAGTGCGGAAACGATGGACTATGTTGCTTCTTTGCTGCAACTGCAGCCGATTGAAGTGTATGAAGTGGCAACTTTCTACAGCATGTTCAACCTGAAGCCTGTTGGCAAATACCTGTTTGAGGTATGTCAGACCGGCCCATGCATGGTGAATGGTTCCGACCAGATCATTGACTATATAAAGAGCAAGCTGGGTATCGGCGTAGGTGAAACTACCCCCGATGGCTTATTCACCCTTAAAACGGTAGAATGTCTCGGCGCCTGCGGATACGCACCCATGATGCAGTTAGGCAAGCATTTCCGTGAACACCTGACACCTGCAAAGGTGGATGAGATCATCGCGGAATGCAAGGCTAAAGCAAATTGA
- the nuoF gene encoding NADH-quinone oxidoreductase subunit NuoF, producing MGRKLLLDKAHIEGIRYYDTYRSNGGYAAAEKALKSIGPEGVLEEVKKSGLRGRGGAGFPTGLKWSFIAKPEGVPRYLVCNADESEPGTFKDRYLMEFIPHLLIEGLIISSFALGANSAYIYIRGEYAWIPDILEQAIAEAKNKGWLGKNIMGTGFDLEIYVQRGAGAYICGEETALIESLEGKRGNPRIKPPFPAVKGLWQCPTVVNNVETLAAVVPIINIGGDEYIKYGTGKSTGTKLISACGNINKPGVYEIEMNISVEEFIYSDEYCGGIKNGKRLKACIPGGSSVPVLPANLLLKTAKGETRMMTYESLNDGGFATGSMLGSGGFIVMDEDQCIVRNTLTFARFYHHESCGQCSPCREGTGWMKKVLNNIEYGKGKMSDIDLLWDIQRKIEGNTICPLGDAAAWPVAAAIRHFRDEFEWHVKNPDEAITRNFGLAHYADPLPVPEAAAI from the coding sequence ATGGGACGCAAATTACTGTTAGACAAAGCACATATAGAAGGTATCCGGTATTATGATACTTACCGGAGTAATGGCGGTTATGCGGCAGCGGAGAAGGCGCTGAAAAGCATAGGCCCCGAAGGCGTACTGGAAGAAGTGAAGAAGAGCGGCCTGAGAGGTCGTGGTGGTGCAGGTTTTCCTACCGGCCTGAAATGGAGCTTCATCGCAAAACCGGAAGGTGTGCCCCGTTATCTCGTTTGCAATGCGGATGAATCAGAACCCGGTACGTTTAAAGACCGCTACCTGATGGAATTTATTCCGCACCTGCTGATAGAAGGCCTGATCATCTCCAGCTTTGCATTGGGTGCTAACAGTGCGTATATCTATATCCGTGGTGAATATGCCTGGATTCCTGATATCCTGGAACAGGCCATCGCAGAAGCAAAGAACAAAGGCTGGCTTGGTAAAAATATTATGGGTACCGGCTTTGACCTCGAAATATATGTACAGCGCGGCGCCGGCGCTTATATCTGCGGAGAAGAAACTGCCCTGATAGAATCGCTGGAAGGCAAACGCGGCAATCCCCGTATCAAGCCGCCATTCCCGGCTGTGAAAGGATTATGGCAATGCCCTACCGTAGTAAACAACGTAGAAACCCTCGCTGCTGTGGTGCCTATCATCAACATCGGCGGCGACGAATATATTAAATACGGCACCGGCAAATCTACCGGTACCAAACTGATCTCGGCCTGCGGGAATATCAATAAACCCGGTGTTTATGAGATCGAAATGAACATCTCTGTAGAAGAATTTATTTATTCAGACGAATATTGCGGCGGTATCAAAAATGGTAAACGGCTGAAAGCCTGTATCCCTGGCGGATCTTCTGTACCAGTGCTACCGGCTAACCTGCTGTTGAAAACTGCCAAAGGAGAAACCCGCATGATGACCTACGAAAGCCTCAACGATGGTGGTTTTGCCACCGGTTCCATGTTGGGTTCCGGCGGATTTATTGTGATGGATGAAGACCAGTGTATTGTTCGTAATACGCTTACTTTTGCCCGCTTCTACCACCACGAAAGCTGCGGACAGTGCAGCCCTTGCCGGGAAGGTACCGGCTGGATGAAGAAAGTACTGAACAATATTGAGTATGGTAAAGGGAAAATGAGTGATATAGACCTGTTGTGGGATATTCAACGGAAGATAGAAGGCAACACCATCTGCCCGCTCGGCGACGCCGCCGCATGGCCGGTAGCTGCTGCTATCCGTCATTTCCGGGATGAATTTGAATGGCATGTGAAAAACCCGGATGAAGCGATCACCCGCAACTTTGGCCTGGCACATTATGCTGACCCGCTGCCGGTACCGGAAGCCGCAGCTATATAA
- a CDS encoding 2Fe-2S iron-sulfur cluster-binding protein has protein sequence MAEEKKLFKVKIDNISVEVEPGTTILNAARKIGGDIVPPAMCYYSKLQGSGGKCRTCLVKVSKGSEADPRPMPKLVASCRTTVMDGMEVANITSPEVQEARKGVVEFLLLNHPLDCPVCDQAGECHLQDLSYEHGADSTRYEFKRRTFEKIDIGDKIKLHMTRCILCYRCVYTADQLTNKREHGILGRGDASEISTYIQQSLDNDFIGNVIDVCPVGALTDQTFRFKNRVWFLKPMDAHRDCENEKCCGKTVVWMRGNEVFRVTARKDQYGEVEDFICDTCRFDKKEAKDWIIEGPRKISRHSVISQGHYVNTVTPKDALVEVMSGRQPKLLFDIHSTSEVNRPDIDLSKIDGPAHSDDFNHSNS, from the coding sequence ATGGCGGAGGAAAAGAAATTATTTAAGGTTAAGATCGATAACATCTCCGTAGAGGTCGAACCTGGTACTACTATACTGAATGCGGCCCGGAAGATTGGTGGGGACATTGTGCCGCCGGCTATGTGCTACTATTCCAAGTTGCAGGGTAGCGGTGGTAAATGCCGTACCTGCCTGGTAAAAGTATCCAAAGGCTCCGAAGCTGATCCACGTCCCATGCCTAAACTGGTGGCCAGCTGCCGTACTACCGTGATGGATGGTATGGAAGTAGCCAACATCACTTCTCCGGAAGTACAGGAGGCCCGTAAGGGTGTAGTGGAATTCCTGCTGCTGAATCATCCGCTGGACTGCCCCGTATGCGACCAGGCCGGCGAATGCCACCTCCAGGATCTGAGCTACGAACACGGTGCAGACAGCACCCGCTATGAATTTAAACGCCGAACTTTTGAAAAAATCGATATAGGAGATAAGATCAAATTGCACATGACGCGCTGCATCCTTTGCTACCGTTGTGTGTACACCGCTGATCAGCTCACCAATAAACGTGAACACGGTATACTGGGCCGCGGAGACGCTTCCGAAATCAGTACCTACATTCAGCAATCACTCGACAACGACTTTATCGGTAATGTTATTGATGTTTGTCCCGTAGGCGCCCTGACAGACCAGACCTTCCGTTTCAAAAACAGGGTATGGTTCCTCAAACCAATGGATGCACACCGCGACTGTGAGAACGAAAAATGCTGCGGTAAAACAGTGGTGTGGATGCGGGGTAATGAAGTATTCCGCGTAACTGCCCGCAAGGATCAATATGGTGAAGTGGAAGATTTTATCTGTGATACCTGCCGCTTTGATAAAAAAGAAGCGAAAGACTGGATCATTGAAGGCCCACGCAAAATTAGCCGTCACAGTGTTATTTCTCAGGGACATTATGTGAATACCGTAACGCCGAAAGATGCGCTGGTGGAAGTAATGAGTGGAAGACAGCCTAAACTGCTGTTCGACATTCACTCCACAAGTGAAGTAAACAGACCCGATATAGATTTGTCAAAGATCGATGGTCCGGCTCACTCGGATGACTTTAATCACAGTAATTCGTAA
- the nuoH gene encoding NADH-quinone oxidoreductase subunit NuoH — translation MTLLSIDWLFIIEKVLLISVVLVLSLVVAMYSTWGERKVAAWIQDRLGPNRAGPIGLLQPLADGGKLFFKEEIIPTNSNGFLFILGPSIAMLVACMTSAVIPWGDTLTIGGRTVSLQVADVNIGILFIFAVVSMGVYGIMIGGWASNNKYSLLASVRAASQIISYELPMGLALIALLMLTGTLSLKEIVEQQRHSLWNVVYQPLGFFIFLVCAFAECNRAPFDLPEAENELNGGYHLEYSSMKLGFFLFAEYINMFISSALIATMYFGGYAFPFMDSLGLSPNMLTILGFLALFIKTLLFIFFFMWVRWTVPRFRYDQLMRLGWKILIPLALANMLITGAVVLMRQH, via the coding sequence ATGACGTTATTAAGCATAGACTGGTTGTTCATTATTGAAAAAGTACTGTTGATATCAGTAGTATTGGTGCTGTCGCTGGTAGTGGCCATGTATTCTACCTGGGGAGAAAGAAAGGTGGCGGCCTGGATCCAGGATCGTTTGGGTCCCAACCGTGCAGGCCCCATAGGTTTGTTGCAGCCGCTGGCAGATGGTGGTAAGCTCTTCTTCAAAGAAGAAATTATTCCGACCAACTCTAACGGTTTCCTCTTTATCCTCGGGCCTTCTATTGCCATGCTGGTGGCTTGTATGACCAGTGCCGTTATTCCCTGGGGTGATACCCTCACCATTGGTGGCCGCACCGTTTCCCTGCAGGTCGCAGATGTAAACATCGGCATCCTGTTCATCTTTGCGGTAGTGAGTATGGGCGTGTATGGTATTATGATAGGCGGCTGGGCTTCCAACAATAAATATTCCCTGCTGGCTTCTGTACGCGCGGCTTCCCAGATCATCTCTTACGAATTGCCGATGGGGCTTGCCCTGATCGCATTGCTGATGCTCACAGGTACCCTGAGTCTGAAAGAAATCGTGGAACAGCAACGCCATAGCTTGTGGAACGTCGTGTATCAGCCACTGGGCTTCTTTATCTTCCTGGTTTGTGCTTTTGCAGAATGTAACCGGGCGCCTTTTGATCTGCCGGAGGCAGAAAATGAATTAAATGGTGGTTATCACCTGGAATATTCTTCCATGAAACTGGGCTTTTTCCTTTTTGCAGAATATATCAATATGTTCATCAGTTCCGCACTGATTGCTACCATGTACTTCGGCGGCTATGCCTTCCCGTTTATGGACAGTCTGGGATTGAGTCCGAACATGCTGACAATACTGGGTTTCCTGGCGTTGTTTATTAAAACACTCTTGTTTATATTCTTCTTTATGTGGGTGCGTTGGACCGTTCCGAGATTCCGTTATGATCAGCTGATGCGTTTGGGTTGGAAGATCCTGATTCCTTTGGCGCTGGCCAATATGCTGATTACCGGAGCAGTGGTACTGATGCGTCAACACTAA
- the nuoI gene encoding NADH-quinone oxidoreductase subunit NuoI, with protein sequence MQALTNRAKAVDRRPMSFMEKLYIPAIAKGMLVTIKHLFQRKATISFPEQKRDFSPVFRGLHVLNRDEEGRERCTACGLCAVACPAEAITMEAAERKPGEENLYREEKYAAKYEINMLRCIFCGFCEEACPKDAIYMSETFAPSNYQRKGFIYGKDDLLIPDPKEQGK encoded by the coding sequence ATGCAAGCATTAACAAACAGGGCGAAAGCAGTAGATCGAAGACCGATGAGCTTCATGGAGAAACTATATATTCCTGCTATTGCAAAAGGAATGTTGGTGACTATAAAGCACCTTTTTCAACGTAAGGCAACCATTAGTTTCCCTGAGCAAAAACGTGATTTCAGCCCGGTGTTCCGTGGGTTACATGTATTGAACCGGGATGAAGAAGGACGTGAAAGATGTACTGCCTGCGGATTGTGTGCCGTAGCATGTCCGGCGGAAGCGATTACGATGGAAGCGGCAGAAAGAAAGCCGGGAGAAGAAAATCTGTATAGAGAAGAGAAGTATGCAGCGAAGTATGAGATTAATATGCTGCGTTGCATTTTCTGTGGATTTTGTGAAGAGGCTTGTCCCAAAGATGCGATTTACATGTCTGAAACCTTTGCTCCATCTAACTATCAGCGTAAAGGGTTTATTTATGGAAAAGATGATTTACTGATTCCTGATCCGAAAGAGCAGGGTAAATAA
- a CDS encoding NADH-quinone oxidoreductase subunit J, producing the protein MSIQQIIFMVLSFIALVSALGVVLSKNPVTSVLCLIVTFFTIAGHYIMLNAQFLAVVHIIVYAGAIMVLFLYVMMLMNMNADLEPQKRNWLKYAGAISGGALLVVLVAALRDASMPALGPEATDVGLIKNLGQTLFKQYVVPFEVSSILFLSAMVGAVVIGKKD; encoded by the coding sequence ATGAGTATACAACAAATAATTTTCATGGTGCTTTCGTTCATCGCCCTGGTATCGGCGTTGGGCGTGGTGTTGAGCAAGAATCCCGTGACGAGTGTATTGTGCCTGATCGTAACCTTCTTTACCATAGCAGGGCATTATATTATGCTGAATGCCCAGTTCCTGGCTGTGGTGCATATCATCGTATATGCGGGCGCCATCATGGTATTGTTCCTTTATGTGATGATGTTGATGAACATGAATGCTGACCTGGAACCACAAAAGCGTAACTGGTTGAAATATGCCGGCGCTATCAGTGGCGGTGCATTGCTGGTGGTATTGGTAGCCGCCCTGCGTGATGCGAGTATGCCGGCATTAGGACCTGAAGCGACAGATGTAGGACTGATCAAAAATCTGGGTCAAACATTATTCAAACAATATGTAGTACCATTTGAGGTGAGCAGTATCCTGTTTCTCAGTGCAATGGTAGGTGCAGTTGTTATTGGTAAAAAAGATTAA
- the nuoK gene encoding NADH-quinone oxidoreductase subunit NuoK, protein MPVQYYIFLSIALFCIGVMGVLMRRNAIIIFMCIELMLNAVNLLMVAFSKMWADAGRVDAGSAQLFVFFIMVVAAAEVAVGLAIITMVYRNTHSVDINILNRLKN, encoded by the coding sequence ATGCCTGTTCAATATTACATATTCCTGAGTATCGCCTTGTTCTGCATAGGTGTGATGGGTGTGCTGATGCGTCGTAATGCGATCATCATATTTATGTGCATAGAGCTGATGCTGAATGCGGTAAACCTGCTGATGGTGGCATTTTCCAAGATGTGGGCTGATGCCGGGAGAGTAGATGCAGGGTCGGCACAATTGTTTGTATTCTTCATTATGGTGGTAGCAGCTGCAGAAGTAGCAGTGGGGCTGGCAATTATTACAATGGTCTACAGAAATACACACTCCGTAGATATAAATATTCTTAACAGGCTGAAGAATTAA
- the nuoL gene encoding NADH-quinone oxidoreductase subunit L translates to MINLVWLVPFLPLLGFLINGLGRRFLSKSLVGFIGSGTVLASFVVSVLIFLQVKEPGFQAQVVHLFDFISVGTLHIPFAFQIDQLSVLFLLVITGVGTLIHIYSTSYMHDESDESFARYFAYLNLFIFSMLILVLGANYVMMFIGWEGVGLCSYLLIGFWFKNNSYNNAAKKAFVMNRIGDLGFLIGIFFMILQFGTVTFPEVFAKAAPLGINNPTIIAIAILLFVGAMGKSAQIPLYTWLPDAMAGPTPVSALIHAATMVTAGIYMIARSNVLYTLAPHIQTLIAIIGLATALFAASIALKQNDIKKVLAYSTVSQLGYMFLALGVGAYSAAVFHVMTHAFFKALLFLGSGSVIHAMGGEQDIRKMGGLKKFMPSTHWTFLVGCLAIAGIPGFSGFFSKDEILAHAYANNPVLYVLGLLGALMTAFYMFRLYYITFSGKFRGTHEQEHHLHESPATMTIPLIILAVLSIFGGYIGLPEVFGVKNALAEYLSPIFAPSAPFVLEHHLSHTTEWLLMGVSSVLVIVFILLARQKFAAYEEKGQENTGLAKVLENKWYIDELYDAIIVKPLQELSRFFRDTVEKAGIDRLVNGVGRSVQWGSQQIRLVQNGQVGFYIFAMVIGMILLFVIGFLL, encoded by the coding sequence ATGATTAATCTAGTTTGGCTGGTACCATTTTTACCGTTATTGGGTTTCCTGATAAATGGATTGGGGCGCAGATTTTTGTCCAAGTCCCTGGTAGGATTTATTGGAAGCGGCACCGTGTTGGCTTCCTTCGTGGTAAGCGTATTGATATTTTTGCAGGTAAAAGAACCTGGATTTCAGGCACAGGTAGTACACCTGTTTGATTTCATTTCTGTAGGCACCCTACACATTCCCTTTGCATTTCAGATAGATCAGCTCAGTGTTTTATTTCTCCTGGTAATCACCGGCGTAGGTACACTGATCCATATTTACTCCACCTCTTATATGCATGATGAAAGCGATGAGAGTTTTGCGAGATATTTCGCTTATCTCAATCTCTTCATTTTTTCCATGCTCATCCTGGTGTTAGGCGCCAACTATGTAATGATGTTCATTGGATGGGAAGGGGTAGGATTATGTTCTTATCTGCTTATTGGTTTCTGGTTTAAAAATAACAGTTATAATAACGCGGCTAAAAAAGCATTCGTGATGAACCGGATCGGCGATCTTGGTTTCCTGATCGGGATCTTCTTTATGATCCTGCAATTCGGCACGGTTACTTTTCCGGAAGTATTTGCCAAAGCAGCGCCGCTGGGTATCAACAATCCAACGATTATAGCCATAGCGATCCTGCTGTTTGTAGGTGCGATGGGTAAATCTGCACAGATTCCTTTATATACCTGGCTGCCTGATGCGATGGCGGGTCCTACGCCGGTATCTGCACTGATCCACGCGGCTACGATGGTTACCGCTGGTATCTATATGATTGCCCGCAGTAACGTGCTTTATACGCTGGCGCCCCATATCCAGACGCTGATTGCGATCATTGGTCTGGCTACTGCGTTGTTTGCGGCTTCTATTGCACTGAAACAAAATGATATCAAGAAAGTGCTGGCTTACTCTACGGTGAGCCAGTTGGGTTATATGTTCCTCGCCCTGGGTGTAGGTGCTTACTCTGCCGCCGTGTTTCACGTCATGACGCACGCTTTCTTCAAAGCTTTATTGTTCCTCGGTTCCGGTTCTGTTATTCATGCCATGGGTGGCGAACAGGATATCCGTAAGATGGGTGGCCTGAAAAAGTTCATGCCTTCCACGCACTGGACATTCCTGGTAGGATGCCTGGCTATTGCCGGTATTCCGGGGTTCTCCGGCTTCTTTTCCAAAGATGAAATACTGGCGCATGCTTACGCCAACAACCCTGTACTGTATGTACTGGGACTGCTGGGCGCACTGATGACCGCCTTTTACATGTTCCGTTTATACTACATTACTTTTTCCGGTAAATTCCGTGGTACCCATGAACAGGAACATCATCTGCATGAAAGTCCTGCTACGATGACCATTCCTTTGATCATCCTGGCTGTATTATCCATCTTTGGTGGTTATATTGGTTTACCCGAAGTATTTGGTGTGAAGAATGCGCTGGCAGAATACCTGTCACCGATCTTTGCGCCGTCTGCTCCTTTTGTATTGGAACATCACCTGTCACACACAACAGAATGGTTACTGATGGGTGTGAGTAGTGTGCTGGTGATTGTATTCATATTGCTGGCGCGTCAGAAATTTGCCGCTTATGAAGAGAAGGGTCAGGAGAATACCGGTCTGGCAAAAGTGCTCGAAAACAAATGGTATATAGATGAACTGTATGATGCAATCATTGTAAAACCACTGCAGGAGCTTTCCCGCTTCTTCCGTGATACCGTTGAAAAAGCAGGGATAGACCGGCTTGTAAATGGAGTAGGGCGCAGTGTACAATGGGGCAGCCAGCAGATCCGCCTTGTGCAGAATGGGCAGGTAGGATTTTACATCTTTGCCATGGTGATCGGTATGATCTTATTATTTGTGATCGGATTCTTATTATAA
- a CDS encoding NADH-quinone oxidoreductase subunit M, whose translation MLTVLLILIPLLAGLIAFGLKGSGPKVLGMISSLATVAVAIAAACRLHTAPDSLSFVASWVPQLGSQFSVGVDGMGMMLCLLTAIAFLLVFLTIYNRNYESSNGFYGLMLLSQAGMTGVFTAFDALQFYIFWELALIPVYFLCSLWGGEKRIAVTFKFFIYTFLGSLLMLVGIIYLYFQTPDHSFSWIAFTSLQLNVEDQKWLFWLFFVAFAIKMPVFPFHTWQPDTYEQSSTPVTMILSGVMVKMGLFGVIRWLIPVLPQGAAMWSDVAIVLSVIGIIYASCIAMVQNDLKRLVAYSSIAHVGLMCAAIFANNEQSMQGVMVQMFNHGINIIGLWIIIEFIQNRLGVKNMDQLGGIAQKAPRMAIFLVIISLANIGLPLTNGFIGEFLMFSGLFQYNHWFMAFAGLGIILAAIYTLNMIQKVIFGEKNELTDTTTDLQPGETLALSLIVIMIMVLGVYPKLMLDLVGKVF comes from the coding sequence ATGTTGACAGTTTTATTAATATTGATTCCTCTCCTGGCGGGCCTTATTGCATTTGGTCTGAAGGGGTCCGGGCCTAAAGTGCTGGGCATGATTTCGTCCCTGGCAACGGTGGCGGTAGCAATAGCAGCAGCATGCCGTTTGCATACGGCTCCTGACAGTCTTTCTTTTGTTGCCAGCTGGGTTCCGCAACTGGGAAGTCAGTTCAGCGTAGGGGTTGACGGAATGGGCATGATGCTGTGTTTACTCACGGCCATTGCTTTTCTCCTTGTTTTTCTTACTATCTATAACCGCAACTACGAAAGTTCCAACGGCTTTTATGGCCTGATGTTATTATCGCAGGCTGGTATGACCGGTGTTTTCACCGCTTTTGATGCCCTGCAATTTTACATCTTCTGGGAACTGGCGCTGATACCTGTATATTTCCTCTGCTCACTGTGGGGAGGTGAAAAACGTATAGCCGTTACCTTTAAATTCTTCATTTATACATTCCTGGGTTCATTGTTGATGCTGGTAGGTATTATCTACCTGTATTTCCAGACACCTGATCATTCTTTCAGCTGGATAGCTTTTACCAGCCTGCAATTGAATGTAGAAGACCAGAAATGGCTGTTCTGGCTGTTCTTTGTGGCCTTTGCCATCAAGATGCCGGTATTCCCTTTCCATACCTGGCAGCCGGATACTTACGAACAATCTTCTACACCGGTCACTATGATTCTTTCAGGTGTAATGGTGAAGATGGGTTTGTTTGGCGTGATCCGCTGGCTGATCCCGGTGCTGCCGCAAGGCGCTGCCATGTGGTCTGATGTGGCTATCGTGCTGTCTGTTATCGGTATCATCTATGCTTCGTGTATAGCCATGGTACAGAATGATCTGAAACGACTGGTCGCTTACTCTTCCATCGCCCACGTAGGGTTGATGTGCGCTGCGATTTTTGCCAATAATGAGCAAAGCATGCAGGGGGTAATGGTACAGATGTTTAACCATGGTATCAACATCATTGGTTTGTGGATCATCATAGAATTTATACAGAACCGCCTGGGCGTGAAGAATATGGACCAGTTGGGCGGTATTGCGCAGAAAGCGCCACGGATGGCTATCTTCCTCGTTATTATCAGTCTTGCTAATATCGGTTTACCACTCACCAACGGTTTTATCGGGGAGTTCCTGATGTTCAGCGGATTGTTCCAGTATAATCATTGGTTTATGGCGTTTGCGGGATTGGGCATCATCCTGGCAGCAATATATACCCTGAACATGATCCAGAAAGTGATTTTCGGAGAGAAGAATGAATTAACGGATACCACTACAGACTTACAGCCGGGTGAAACCCTGGCATTAAGCCTGATTGTGATCATGATCATGGTGCTGGGCGTTTATCCCAAACTGATGTTGGATCTGGTAGGCAAAGTATTTTGA